One genomic segment of Bacteroidota bacterium includes these proteins:
- a CDS encoding LytTR family DNA-binding domain-containing protein, giving the protein MNIVIIEDEKIAANNLEKMLHEIDKNINIQCKIDSIEETVKWLSNNTVDLIFLDIHLADGLCFKIFEQIEVKTPIIFTTAYDQYAIKAFKVNSIDYLLKPIEIQELEKSLKKFKELNQIQIINEIDYSLLIKSFANKIEYKERFIVRYAQKIKSIRVSDIAYFYINNENVFLCTTNNKNYPLDYSLDKLENIINPKEFFRINRQFIVNISSIENMYSLSKSRIKIELEPKSNIETIVSFNRISDFRKWLNI; this is encoded by the coding sequence ATGAATATTGTTATTATAGAAGACGAAAAAATTGCAGCTAATAATCTGGAAAAAATGCTACATGAAATTGATAAAAACATTAATATTCAATGCAAAATTGATAGTATTGAAGAAACGGTTAAATGGTTAAGCAACAATACTGTTGATTTAATATTTCTTGATATTCATCTTGCTGATGGACTTTGTTTTAAAATTTTTGAACAAATAGAAGTTAAAACACCCATTATTTTCACTACCGCCTACGACCAATATGCAATTAAAGCTTTCAAGGTTAATAGTATAGATTATTTATTAAAACCAATTGAAATTCAAGAATTAGAAAAAAGCTTGAAAAAATTCAAAGAATTAAATCAAATTCAAATAATAAATGAGATTGATTACTCTTTATTAATTAAATCTTTTGCAAATAAAATTGAATATAAGGAAAGGTTTATTGTTCGCTATGCACAAAAAATAAAAAGCATAAGAGTTAGTGATATAGCTTATTTTTATATTAATAACGAAAATGTTTTTCTTTGCACAACGAATAACAAAAACTACCCTCTTGATTATTCTCTGGATAAATTAGAAAATATTATTAATCCAAAAGAATTTTTTAGAATTAACCGTCAGTTTATAGTAAATATATCTTCTATTGAAAATATGTATTCATTATCAAAAAGTAGAATTAAAATTGAATTAGAACCAAAATCTAATATAGAAACAATTGTTAGTTTTAATAGAATAAGTGATTTTAGAAAATGGTTAAATATATAA
- a CDS encoding DUF4249 domain-containing protein, with protein MKKRKPIIATLLSLLALTACEDVIEIDLNSIEPKLVIEAVITDQTVQQTVKLTKTGDYFDPGIYPTVSYANVIISDNLGNSETLTEVNPGIYQTANLQGTPGIVYSLSVEVEDIEYSAISEMPVKVNIDTLSTEFFEATPRFDEGYMVKCHFTDPAGINNYYRLKTYENGVLLNSSSDFVLSDDKVFDGNMAQMPLRMKTFQINDTITVELLSLNKDTYDYYNTLIENSSGPGFMSGGSTPANPLSNISNGAMGYFGVYTISSKTIIIQ; from the coding sequence ATGAAAAAAAGAAAACCAATAATAGCAACACTCCTCTCCCTTCTCGCATTAACAGCATGCGAAGATGTAATAGAAATTGATTTGAACAGTATTGAACCAAAACTTGTTATTGAAGCAGTAATAACTGATCAAACCGTTCAACAAACAGTAAAACTTACAAAAACAGGCGACTACTTTGACCCCGGTATTTATCCAACAGTTTCTTATGCAAATGTAATAATAAGCGATAATCTGGGAAATTCAGAAACCTTAACGGAAGTAAACCCGGGTATTTACCAAACCGCTAATTTACAAGGAACCCCCGGAATTGTTTACAGCCTTTCCGTTGAGGTTGAAGATATTGAATATTCAGCAATATCCGAAATGCCTGTAAAAGTGAATATCGACACATTGAGCACCGAATTTTTTGAAGCTACACCTCGTTTTGATGAAGGCTATATGGTCAAATGTCATTTTACTGATCCGGCAGGAATAAACAATTATTATCGTTTAAAAACCTATGAAAATGGTGTTTTGCTAAATAGTAGTAGCGATTTTGTTTTAAGTGATGATAAAGTATTTGATGGAAATATGGCTCAAATGCCATTAAGAATGAAAACATTTCAAATAAATGATACTATTACTGTTGAATTATTGTCGTTAAACAAAGATACCTACGATTATTATAATACACTTATAGAAAATAGCAGTGGACCTGGTTTTATGTCCGGAGGTTCTACACCTGCCAATCCTTTATCAAATATAAGCAATGGTGCAATGGGATATTTTGGTGTCTATACTATAAGTTCTAAAACAATTATTATTCAATAA
- a CDS encoding TonB-dependent receptor has product MKNKLTSLVLLLICFNVAFAQQKYTISGHVKDSETGEELIGATIYIKELKSGGTTNVYGFYSITIPEGKYTIEYSYIGFVTQIFEIELVKSIKNNVLLLPVAISLEQVVITSEAADKNIKSAEMGMIKINPKEIEAIPVLFGEQDILKTIQLMPGVQSAGEGNSGFYVRGGGADQNLILLDEAPVYNASHLLGFFSVFNSDAIKDMKLFKGNAPAEYGGRLSSVLDVKMNEGNSKKLSASGGLGLISSRLTVEAPIVKDKGSFIISGRRTYADLFLNFSSDEMQKNTTLYFYDLNIKANYRIGENDRIFLSGYFGRDVFGFSDRMKFEWGNKTATLRWNHLFNNKLFLNSSLIYSKYNYVIGFSGMGNLIDITSGIEDFNLKEDFQYYINPKNTLKFGFNSIYHTFMPGEISSDAEDFINGKIIDEKYAIENAAYVSHKFDVSSLLKITYGLRYSNFTVIGPGNVYSYNENDEIIDSVSYNNREVIKNYGYFEPRISASYLLNEESSVKVSYARNAQYIHLLSNSTSSTPTDLWLPSSSIIEPQVCDQLALGYFRNFKDNVFETSVEIYYKDMQNQIDYQNGADILLNEKVESQLVFGIGRAYGVELFIKKKTGKLNGWIGYTLSRTERTFDEINESDWFPSKQDRTHDISIVGIYNLNKKWSFSATWVFNTGNAVTFPSGKYEIEGLTIPLYTDRNGYRMPDYHRLDLGVTLKSQKKKKYESSWNFSVYNAYARKNAYSIDFRENENDPTKTEAVRMALFQIVPSVTYNFKF; this is encoded by the coding sequence ATGAAAAATAAATTAACAAGTTTGGTTTTATTATTAATCTGCTTTAATGTTGCTTTTGCTCAACAGAAATATACTATAAGCGGGCATGTTAAAGATTCCGAAACTGGCGAAGAATTAATCGGTGCTACAATATATATTAAAGAACTAAAAAGCGGTGGCACAACAAATGTTTATGGTTTTTATTCAATCACAATTCCTGAAGGAAAATACACAATCGAATATAGTTATATTGGCTTTGTAACTCAAATTTTTGAAATAGAACTTGTAAAAAGTATAAAAAACAATGTGTTGCTTTTGCCGGTAGCAATATCATTAGAGCAAGTAGTTATTACTTCGGAAGCGGCTGATAAAAATATTAAATCGGCAGAAATGGGAATGATAAAAATAAATCCTAAAGAAATTGAAGCGATTCCTGTTTTGTTTGGCGAACAAGATATTTTAAAAACTATCCAGCTTATGCCGGGTGTACAATCGGCAGGCGAAGGAAACAGCGGTTTTTATGTCAGGGGTGGTGGTGCCGACCAGAATTTAATATTGCTTGATGAAGCACCGGTTTATAATGCATCGCATCTTTTGGGCTTTTTCTCGGTGTTTAATTCCGATGCCATTAAAGACATGAAATTATTTAAAGGAAATGCCCCTGCCGAATATGGCGGGCGACTATCATCGGTTCTTGATGTTAAAATGAATGAAGGAAATTCGAAAAAACTCAGTGCTTCGGGCGGACTTGGGTTAATTTCTTCACGCCTGACTGTTGAAGCCCCAATTGTTAAAGACAAAGGTTCATTTATTATTTCGGGCAGAAGAACCTATGCCGATTTGTTTTTGAATTTCTCATCCGATGAAATGCAAAAAAACACAACACTTTATTTTTACGACCTGAATATTAAAGCAAATTATCGTATCGGTGAAAATGACAGAATTTTTCTTTCGGGATATTTTGGCAGAGATGTATTTGGATTTTCCGACAGAATGAAATTTGAATGGGGAAATAAAACTGCAACCCTCAGATGGAATCATCTTTTTAATAATAAGTTGTTTTTAAACAGTTCATTGATTTACAGTAAATACAATTATGTGATTGGGTTTAGCGGAATGGGAAACTTAATCGACATCACATCCGGCATTGAAGATTTTAACCTGAAAGAAGATTTTCAGTATTATATTAATCCGAAAAACACATTGAAGTTTGGGTTTAACAGTATTTACCACACTTTTATGCCGGGCGAAATAAGTTCGGACGCTGAAGATTTTATAAACGGTAAAATAATTGATGAAAAATATGCCATAGAAAATGCGGCTTATGTTTCTCATAAATTTGATGTTTCAAGTTTATTGAAAATTACTTATGGATTAAGATATTCAAATTTTACGGTTATCGGTCCGGGAAATGTTTATTCTTATAATGAAAATGATGAAATCATTGATTCTGTTTCATACAATAATAGAGAAGTTATTAAAAATTATGGATATTTTGAACCCAGAATATCAGCGAGTTATTTGTTGAATGAAGAAAGTTCGGTAAAAGTATCTTATGCACGAAATGCTCAATATATCCATTTACTTTCAAATTCAACATCTTCAACTCCAACAGACTTATGGCTACCAAGTAGCAGTATTATTGAACCACAAGTTTGCGACCAACTGGCTTTGGGATATTTCAGGAATTTTAAAGATAATGTTTTTGAAACTTCAGTAGAGATTTATTATAAAGATATGCAAAATCAAATTGATTATCAGAATGGTGCAGATATTCTTTTAAACGAAAAAGTTGAATCGCAACTTGTATTTGGTATTGGACGAGCTTATGGAGTTGAATTATTTATTAAAAAGAAAACCGGAAAACTAAACGGCTGGATTGGATATACTCTTTCGAGAACAGAAAGAACTTTTGATGAAATTAACGAAAGCGATTGGTTTCCTTCAAAACAAGACAGGACACACGACATTTCTATTGTTGGAATATATAACTTAAACAAGAAATGGTCATTTTCGGCAACATGGGTATTTAACACAGGTAATGCTGTTACATTCCCAAGCGGGAAATATGAAATTGAGGGGCTTACTATTCCTTTATACACAGATAGAAACGGATACAGAATGCCCGATTATCACCGCCTTGACTTAGGTGTTACATTAAAAAGTCAGAAGAAAAAGAAATACGAATCGAGTTGGAATTTTTCTGTTTACAATGCTTATGCACGAAAAAATGCTTATTCAATTGATTTCAGAGAAAACGAAAACGACCCAACTAAGACAGAAGCGGTTAGAATGGCTTTGTTTCAGATAGTTCCTTCGGTTACTTATAATTTTAAATTTTAA
- a CDS encoding GNAT family N-acetyltransferase, giving the protein MIREIKHNEIDFLKEMLYLALYVPEGQPPFPKSILAHPDVSKYIDNWGTLPNDIALVAEINNELIGAIWGRTFSKSNAGFGFIDENTPELCMAVKEKFRNQGIGAKLIDEISKIYFLKGFKSISLSVDKQNRARLLYLRKGFIVVKEDKDQDFIMKKILK; this is encoded by the coding sequence ATGATCAGAGAAATTAAACATAATGAAATTGATTTTTTAAAGGAAATGCTTTATTTGGCTCTTTACGTTCCTGAAGGTCAGCCCCCGTTTCCAAAATCTATTTTAGCTCATCCTGATGTATCAAAATATATTGATAATTGGGGTACTCTTCCGAATGACATAGCATTGGTTGCAGAAATCAATAATGAACTTATTGGTGCTATTTGGGGAAGAACATTCAGTAAATCAAATGCAGGATTTGGTTTCATTGATGAAAATACACCTGAGTTATGTATGGCGGTTAAGGAAAAATTCAGGAATCAAGGAATTGGGGCAAAATTAATAGATGAAATTTCAAAAATATATTTCTTAAAGGGATTCAAGTCAATTTCGTTGAGTGTGGATAAACAAAACAGGGCAAGATTGCTCTATTTAAGAAAGGGATTTATCGTAGTGAAAGAAGATAAAGATCAAGATTTTATTATGAAAAAAATATTAAAATAA
- a CDS encoding type II toxin-antitoxin system HipA family toxin, with the protein MIVEVKLYGETLGTIDWNDNKGSSTFQYSNEALNRMIEPSPIIMPIQERIFETNRDHINFHNLPYLLSDSMPDDFGNIMMKEWLRQKKLSINDINPVDRLTYIGKRGMGALEYEPINHKESSNYNVNVRDLFEVAKKVLEGKKKISYNNLDKDSLSDILRIGTSVGGARAKALIAIKTDSDNKIEEIRSGDIIQPEGYSYWLLKIDGANEKTLGESAGLGKREYAYYKLAKKAGLDISDSDLYEENNRFHFLTKRFDRANKGEKIHVQTFGALAGIDYRIQKASSYEALFRVMKMLQLPYNQFKQQYRRVLFNVIARNHDDHVKNFSFLMNKEGKWQISPAYDINFSYSPSGNWTKVHQSSINGKFDNFTRNDLLSLGKTFGIKKANHIIDEVITAVNQWSKIATEIDIPKKEIENISDNLRVNNFNK; encoded by the coding sequence ATGATAGTAGAAGTGAAGTTGTACGGTGAAACATTAGGCACAATAGATTGGAATGATAATAAAGGCAGTTCTACTTTTCAATATAGCAATGAAGCTCTAAATAGAATGATAGAACCTTCTCCTATAATAATGCCTATACAAGAAAGAATATTTGAGACGAATCGAGACCATATCAACTTTCACAATTTACCTTATTTATTATCGGATTCAATGCCGGATGATTTTGGTAATATAATGATGAAAGAATGGTTAAGGCAGAAAAAATTATCTATTAATGATATAAACCCTGTTGATAGATTAACATATATAGGCAAAAGAGGTATGGGAGCTTTAGAGTATGAGCCTATTAATCATAAAGAGAGCAGCAATTACAATGTAAATGTTCGTGATTTATTTGAAGTTGCAAAAAAAGTTTTAGAAGGCAAGAAAAAGATTTCTTATAATAATTTAGATAAAGATAGTTTGTCTGATATATTAAGAATAGGAACTTCGGTTGGTGGAGCAAGAGCAAAGGCTTTGATTGCTATAAAAACCGATTCGGATAATAAAATTGAAGAAATTAGATCCGGTGATATTATTCAACCGGAAGGCTATTCATATTGGCTTCTTAAAATTGATGGAGCAAATGAAAAAACATTAGGAGAAAGTGCCGGTCTTGGAAAAAGAGAATATGCTTATTATAAATTAGCGAAAAAAGCAGGTTTAGATATATCTGACAGTGATTTATATGAAGAAAATAATAGGTTTCATTTTTTAACGAAACGTTTCGACAGAGCAAACAAAGGTGAAAAAATTCATGTGCAAACGTTTGGAGCATTGGCGGGTATTGATTATAGAATTCAAAAGGCAAGTAGTTATGAAGCATTGTTCAGGGTAATGAAAATGCTTCAACTGCCTTATAACCAATTTAAACAACAGTATAGACGAGTGTTGTTTAATGTTATAGCAAGAAATCATGATGATCATGTAAAAAACTTTTCTTTTTTAATGAATAAGGAAGGAAAATGGCAAATATCTCCTGCGTATGATATTAATTTTTCATATAGCCCAAGCGGAAATTGGACAAAAGTCCATCAATCATCTATAAATGGCAAATTTGATAACTTTACAAGAAATGATTTACTAAGTTTAGGTAAAACATTTGGTATTAAAAAAGCTAATCACATTATAGATGAAGTTATAACAGCAGTAAATCAATGGTCTAAAATAGCTACAGAGATAGATATTCCTAAAAAAGAAATAGAAAATATTAGTGATAATTTGAGAGTTAATAATTTTAATAAATAA